Below is a genomic region from Microbulbifer sp. ALW1.
GATCCCGGGAAAACAACTGCCTAAATCCAGTATAGTCACAAGGATCATTCACCCGCCAATCAACCTGCCCGCTCACTGCAGAGCACGCAGTTGGGAATCCAGCTTTCGGAAGGGATTATTGGGATTTATGGCCGCCGGAGCCTGGGTGAGAAGATTTGACTTATCGAGCGGTACACGGCTGAAGACACCGATACAGTTATCGTAGAGCGGCGACTGCGCAGTCCAGGCACCCTGGAGGCGCTCCCGAATTGCCGCCTGACGCCAGCCACTGGCGAGGAGTTCACGGCGGCTGACAAAATTGCTGACCACTGCGCCAGCCGGGGAAAGCTGACGCAGCAACTTACTACACCAGTAACCGTCCGCCTCAAACGCGCGCGCCACCTCACCGTTGCTATGACCAAACAGGTCATCGACGATCAAGTCAAAGGGCGCACTCGTATTACTGCTATCCAGCCCCGCGATAAACTCCCGGGCATCCGCACAAACCAACTCGACACCCTGAACACCAAAATATCGGCGGGCTACCGTCAGATGTACCGGATCTATATCCACCCCGACGATAGATTCAGGCTGGACAAATTTTTGCAGCAACCGGATCAGCGCACCACCGCCCACTCCGAGTAGCAATACCCGCTGTATCTGTTTCTCAGGGAGAAAAAACGCGGGGAGTAACAACAACTCCCAAAGGGAACCTTTCAGTGGGTCTCTCGGGTTCCACTGGGAATGGAAAACACCATTGCTGTAAAGCCGGACACTGGCCCCATGTTTGCGAACCTGGTACCGGTTACCCCCTACCTGCTTTTCCCAAACCAGCGCCATCCCTGTGCCCCAACCTTCCTGAGTCCCAAGTACTTAACCCCTACCCTATGGCAAATCTGAATGCTGCAACAGGACATTGGCGAACGCCTCTATACCAGCCAGGTCCTGATCCGTGAACCGCGCCACAGAGGGGCTATCGATATCCAATACACCAATACAGCGCTCGCCATGGTATAGCGGCACAACCACTTCCGAAGCGGAAACCGCGTCGCAGGCGATATGCCCCGGGAACTGATGTACATCTTTCACCAACTGCGACTGCCCGGTTTCAACCGCGGTACCACAAACCCCGGCACCGACGGCAATCCGCGTGCACGCGGGCTTCCCCTGAAACGGCCCCAGGGTGAGTTCCTGGCCATGCAGGAAATAGAAGCCGGCCCAGTTTATGTCTGGCAGTTCCATAAATAGCAGCGCACTGGCATTTGCGGTATTCGCCAGCCAATCGCGTTCGCCGGTCAAAAGCCCGGCCAGTTGCGCACAAAGAGAGTCGTAAAATGCTGTTGTCGTCATAAAAATTCCACGTCCGAAAATTTTCCGCTAATTCTGCGGTAAATCAATGTATCGGCAAGCCGCCAGCCCCAAAATCAAAAGCCCGCTATTGAAGCGGGCTCTATTGTAACGATAACGGTGTCGCTAACTGTACGAGAAGTTCAGCGCAGGAATGATGGCGTTCGCGTTATTGATACGGATCCGTCACAGATTCACCGCTGTCCGATTGTGACTGGTACGCCTCAGCATCCACCGTCGGCTTGGACCACTCACCCTCTTCTTCCGGTTCACCGCGGCCGCGAATCGCCGGGGCAGCAGCCGTGACGTCACTGGCCATCAGTCCACGCTGCTGCGCCGTCGGCGCTGGTCTGGAAACCGGCGCTGCAGGTTCGTTTTTCAGCACACGGCTGGCAATACTGTTCAGGTTAGGGCGGCGACGCTCGGCCAACTTGACCGCCTCCAGCTCGCCATTCAGACGGTTGATCTCCGCCTGCATATCCCCCACTTTGGCCTGCAAATCGGTAATCTGGGACAAAACGCCCTTCACCTTGCGACTTTCCTGCTCATACAGCACTGCAGCGCCCCCAAAGGCCACCACGAAGACCAACAAAATCGAAAACTGACGCATCCAAGCCTCCCCTGCTTATGCGAGTCATATTGTAATAACCCGAGGAATATTACCGGAACAGGGGATATCTTCCGCGAACTGGCGCGTAAAATTCAAGCTCAAAAAGTGACCAGAAGACCCATTATCATCCAAATCGATCGCTTAGCGAATCAAGGAGTCTGTTCATCCACCAGGTCGAGAAACTCCAGGCTCGCCTGCTGGCGAATTGTCCGGCGGTGATTGGCCCACAGTTTGGCAATCTTTTCCTGGTTGCAGACTTTACGGTCGACGTAAACCCGGGTATTCAGCTCACCGATCGGCTTTGCTGCCGGACATTTGCTGAATACGAACTGGTTGGAAATCAGGTCCATAAAAGGACCGGATTTACTGCTGGGCATGATAAACAGCAGCTGCAGCCCAAGGGTCTCGGTCAGGTAACGGATCACCTCCCGGGAGCGGGATTCGTCCATTTTCGAGAAGGCCTCGTCTACCAGCACCATTTTCAGGTGACTGTTGCCATCGTTAAAACGGAAGGCCGAGGTAACTGCGGCGGAGCGGATGATATAGGCCGGCGTTTCCAACTGGCCACCGGAGCCAGTACCGTACTGACTGAGGGCGATCGGCTCTTTGCCTTGAGGCTCTTTGTAGATTTCGTAGTTGCGGTAGTTGCGGTAGTCGCTGATGCGATCCAGCTCTCGACGGGCGAGCTGCTCATCCTCACTCAGTAACATCGCCAACAGCTTGTCACGCACCTGCCGGTGCTTGACCGAAAGATCCGCGTCAAACAGGCTCTGCTCTTCCCCCAGATTTGGCAATTCGATCACTGCCTTGAAGAAGCTCCAGTATTCCTTGAATTCAGGAACCCAGCGGTAATCGAAGCGGAAACGCTCTCGGTCGGCACCAAAGCGGTGGTGCTCCAGCTCCTGGTTCAGGTCGTCCAGCACCCGCTTACCGTCGTTGATCGACTGATAGATCGCGTGGCACAGGTGAGTAACGAAAGTGGTATTGAAGGATTTCTTCAAGCCCAACAGTTGCTCGTGGCGATCCACCAGCAGGTTGTTCTTGAGGCGATTGCGCAACGCCGTCACTTGATCCACCAACTGGCAGACCAGCTTGAACTGCCCCTCACTGTGGCCGCTGGCAAAGTCCGGGTCGAATGCGAGGGTATCCCCGGTGCTGCAGCTACTGTTGTAGTCCATCACCCCTTTCAATAGCTGATGACTGTATTTCTGCAACAGCCCCTGCCACTCGGCGATATCCTGGGAGAAGTCGAACCCGTCCCCCGCCTGAGCCGCCTGGTCATCGGCCAGCTGCAGGGTGGCTTCCGCATCAAAATCGGGGGCGATCTGAACAATACGCTGCACCCCGGCCTCGCAGTCCGACAGCGATTCATCGAGCTGATCGAGCTGCGCGGCAAGTGCATGCAATTGCTTGCCAATATTATCGAGATTGGTTTCCAGCTTGCCCGCAAGCTTCTGCAGGCTGGCGCCCTGCTGTCGCTCCGCTTCCAGCTTTTCATGCAGCGCATTGGCCTGTTGCTCCAGCTCCAGACCGTCGTCCAGATCCAGGTTGCCCAGGGCCTGCTCCGCATTGCGTCGCTGGCGCAGGGCATTCAGCGCCGCATCCACGGATTCCAGTAATTGCAAGGCAGTAAAGCTGCGCACCGCGTGTGCGAGCTGGCGCAGCTGCTGTTGCTGCTCATTGACCTGGGCGGCCTCCGTCAGCAGGCGACGCAACGCCTTCTCTTGTGCTGCCAGCGCTCTGGCGCGGGCACCCTGCCCAAATACCAGTTCGCTGTCATCCACGTCACAGCGCCACATACTGTAATTGCCGCTCGCCAAGCCTTCGGCGGTCAAGCCACGCCGGGTACTGCGCAGCTCCTGGGCATCACGCACCTGCAGCACAGTGCCGTATGAGGCGCGCAGGTAATACTCGGCGGTTTTGTGACTGAAGGACATCAAATCAATGATGGATTGCTTCGGCGCTTCCATACGCTCGGCATCGCGCCTGGCCTTGTCGCCCTGGATTACGCGGGCCCGGTTACTCCGCCCGGGCATGGCCCGCACAATGCTAATGGCTTCTGCCTCGTAATCCGCGTCAACGATGATCGAGAAACGCGCCCCGCCGAGGTAACCTTCGACCGCCATCTGCCAGCGCTCATCCAGCACTTCGACAAAATCACACAGCACCTGCGGCTCGGCCTGCGGGCACTGTTCGCGGATTGCAGCCAGCGCCTGGTCTACATATTGCGGGTAGCGGACGCGATTGGATTGCAAATGGTGAATCCGGGATTCCTGCCCGTGCAGCTGCTTTTGTAACTGCTGCACTTTCAGCTCACCGCGGGACACCAGTTCATTGACCTGGTCGCGCAGAGTGACCTCACCGGCATCCGCCGCAGTCAGTTGCTGCACCAGACGGTTTTGCAAGGTCTCTGCAGCGACCACCTGATCGCGTACCGACTCCTGGGCAGAAAGGTCGATCCAGTCCTTACCCAGTAGGCCCTCGAGTTGCGGCAGATCGTCACCCCGCCCTACGGCTTTGAGCGACTTCAGCAAGCTCCCATCACTAAAAGCAGGGATCTCCAGGGAAACCGAAGTACTGGCCAATAGTGACAGCAAATCGCTGGCGGCAGACTGGTTCGCTGCGAACAACTGCTGCTGCGCTGCCAGCGGCGCTGCCAGGGATGAAAGACTCCGGTTTGCTGCGGTAATCTTCTGATCCAGTTCATCTTTGCTGCGCAGCGCGGCGATCCCCTGGCGCTGAGCCTGCACTGCTACCAACTGCTCACTCAAACTTCGGGTACGGTGTTCCGACTGCTGAATTTCCTGCGCGGTGCGCTCCAGTTCTGCACGGGTATCTTTCTGGCGATTTTTGCCTTGCAGGTAGGTTTTCTGTACACGCAGCTGCTGGTGCTTGGCCTGCAGGTACTCCTGCACACGCAATTGACGCCACTGCTCGCTGTACAGGTCAGCGGTTTCCGCGATGCGTTGCAGTGCATCTACCCGGTCAACGATTTCGCGCGCCTCCTGCTCCATTCCATGGATGGTTTTCATCAGTTCGGAAACGGAGCGAATGGCCTCGCCCAGGTCGCGTTTTTCCAACACTTCCTGTGCAACAAAATCGTTAATGCTTTTTACAGGCTTGTACGCCATGAAATTGGCAAACGTGCGCGCAGCATGGGTCGCCTCGCGGTCTGGAACCGCATCTTTGCGCCCCCGCAGGGCACCGTAGAGGCGTCGCAGGTAGGCTTTCTTTTTATCGTACTGCTCGACCTTCTCGAACTGTTTGCTGACGACACTGTAAAATTTGTCCAACGGCAACAGATGTTTGCCATCTTTATATTCTTTGACGAAGTCGCCCAGCGCCAGTTGCTCGCCAGGGATCAGGAAAAACTTGAGGCTGTCCTGACGCGCCTGCGCAGGCTTGGTGCTGGTATCCAGATGGGCACGGATGGCCATGATGGCGGTAAACGGCTCACCATCCTCGCCCTCGGTGGGATAAAAATTGCCAGCAATATAGCAGTCCGTCGGCTGCAGGCGGGCGTAGCTGCCATCGTCACAACCGAGTACATAAGAGGCCAGCGTACGAACTTGTTTACCGCCGCGACCACGCTGCGTGGTTTCGTCCTGACCGGGGTTGAAGGTGAACAGGGTATCGTGGGCTGCGGTCATCAGCGTCTGGATCGCATCTGCCGCCGTGGTTTTACCCGAGCCATTGCCACCGGAAAACAGGTTGATGGGGCCAAAGTCGTATTCCAGTTGTGGAATATTGCCCCAATTGATCAGGATGAGTTTCTTCAGAAACATACGTTTCGTGCGCTCGAGAAATAGGTGTATTTATACTGTCTTGCCCCGGGCTTGCACCTCAGGACTCGGATTCTGCAGCGAACAGGCTGTGATCTTCACTGGCCGGGGTAATTCTTTCCACTGCCGCCACACTGTCCTGGCCAACGTCGGATGCTTCCGGCGTATCCAGCAATTGCTGCAGTGCAGTCTCACTAACAAACTGCGCGACGGTAGGCCGTACCCGCAGCAGGGTCTCTGCCACCGCTTCGCTGTCTTCACCATTGAACTGGATCAGGCGCAACTGCCGCAGTTTTTTCAACAATTGCTTACGCTCTGCGAGTTTGTCGGGCAGTGACATTTTCAGCAGGTTGCGCAAACCCAGCTCCAGTGCTTCCAGGGTCAAAGCTACGCAGCCCTGGTCGTCTACCTGCCCTTCCCGCAGAGACTTGTCGTATTCAACACGCAGTACCAGAATTGCCGCCACTTCCTGCTGACTGAGGCGTGCACGGAAGCCGCCGTGATGAGGCTCCTCCTGATCCGGCATTCCGGGCACTTCTGCCCCCGGCGGATAGACACGGATAAACTGGAAGCGGCTATCGTGCTGCAGGCGCAGCCCCAGAGGCGCCAACCACTCCCGGATCAATGCCTCACAGCGCTGGAAGCGGTCGTAAAGCAGGGTTTCCACATTGCTTTCGTCGCGGCAGATCACCCCGTAATCCAACAGCCGCACCAGCAATTCCGAAAACTCGTTGCGGGTCACCCGGCACTGGGCCAGGGCTTCTTCGAGAGCCTGTTCAATCACGACCTGTTCACTCTTCTTTTTGCTCCCCTTTTAACTCAAGGGAGTACTCATCAAATTCTGCAAAATAGTCATTGCTGGCCTTCTCACCGGTGAAGGTCACCTGCACAAAAGGCCCGCTGCCATCCTGTGACACGGCGGCCGCTTCCAGGGCGTGACTCATGGCCAACAGATCGCGGGCATCCCGCAATGGCAGGTCGCGACTGTTTACCCGTTGGCCACGGCCAAGGGCCGTCGCCAGATAATTGCGTAAATCGCTACTATTGAAATTGAACGCCTGATCCAGCAGCTGTTGCAACACCACTTCCCGCTGGCCGTCGTCGGTCATGGGGACATCATCCTCAACCAGCGTGTTGACCGGCTGGCGGCGGTTGCGCTGCCACAACACCGCCTGGCGCGGATCAAACAACCGCAGCTGGAATGCGGAAAGTTGATCGCCAAGTGCTGACAGTAATTGGTCTCGCTGTGGTGATTCACCCAGATCTTTGCAGAGATCCGTGAAGGCTCCCTCACTGGTACTTTGCAGGTAGCTCAGCTGGCGGATGATAATTTCCGCGCGTTTGGTGAAACCGTGCAGCGCGTGGCGCAATGCAGGCAGTTTGACTTCACAGGCGCGGCGCATGCGATCTTCAATGGTGTCCAGCATCAACCAGAGAATGGACTGAGTTTCCACGTGCAGCTCTGGCAATTGCTGGCGCAGGCGTCGCTCCCACTCCGCTTTCTTTGCATTGTCTTTGCGGCGGATCAGGGTAATAACCCGAGTGATACTATCGCGGTGCTTCTCTACGCTATCGGCAGAGAGACGAATGGCCAGATCCGGTTGGAAACGGCTTTCCATGAACGAGAAGAATTCATCCGTGGCCTGCTGAACCAGGATCTGCGCCTCCACTTCCCGCACCAGTTCACGCTTGCGCTCTTCCAGCTCGGCGATCATATCGGTGAAATCCGCCACGATACGCTCGGAATACTCCCAGGCATCGATCAGATCATAGACTTCACCGCGGCTGGCAAAGGCTTCCAGCGCATTGAGGGTATTGCGGGTATTGCGGTGCCGGGTGCGCACGCGAGTGCTGTTCAGCTCCACCATCGGCTGGGTGAGCAGACGGCCACGGCGGCTGAAGGGAAAGGAAACCGTCAGGGTAGCGCTGTCGACCAACTTTTCCAGCCAGCCAAACTCCACCAGGGTATTGAGTACCCAGACGGATTGCTCGCGCAAATTGCGGAAGCGCCCTTCCGGCTCGGCGCCACCGTCGCTGTCCAGCTGCGGGGCGCGGGTGAGCGCTTCGGCAAAGGTCTCCAGGATCTGCTCGCGCGTCAGCGACTCGCCGTAGTCGGCCTTGGCGGTATACAGCCGCTCATACAACAGGCGCAGGCATTCCACCACCTGCTCCCGGTACTTACCGGTGAGCGGTCGGAAAAAGTGCTGATAGGAATCTGCAAAAAACAACGGGCAGTTTTCCTTGGAGCTGACGCTTACTTGTCTTCAGGCTTCTGGTTCAGCACACAGTATTTGGTGTAATCACCAGCGTCATTGAAGCTCCACTCCCCCTTGGGGATTCCGTCCATTTTCTTGCACCAGGCATCGGATCCGCGCTTGGGTTCACAGGCGGTGAGGGTCAGGACAGCGATAGTGGCAGTGAGAATGGTCAGTAAATTTTTCATGTTGTTATCCGCTGATATTTTGTCGATGTTTATTGGCAGTGGCGGCGAGGGATTACTCCCTGCGCCACTTGGTGCCTTCGCGGCTGTCTTCCAGCACTACGCCTTTGGCTTTCAATTCCTGACGAATCTCATCAGCACGGCCGTAGTTCTTATCCTTTTTACTCTGCTGACGCTCGGCAATCAGGGCCTCGATCTCCGACTCACTGATTTCGTCCCCACCCCGGGATTGCTTGAACCAGGCTTCCGGGTCCTGCTGCAGGATACCCAGCAACGCACCCGCGGCAAGCAGCTGCCCTTTGAGTAGCGCCTGATCTGCACTTTCCGCTTTGTTCAGTTCCTTGGCCAGCTGGTGCAACTCACTGATTGCGATGGGCGTGTTCAGGTCATCGTGCAGCGCAGCCAAAAATGCAGAGCCAGTCAAATCTGCCGTTGCGGGTTCCACTGACTGGCTCTCACGCAAGGCGCCGTAGAGGCCATCCAGGGTGCGCCAGGCCTGATCCAGCAGATCTGCGCTGAAGTTCAGTTCTGAGCGATAGTGGGCCGACAGCAGCGCAAAACGCAGAACCTCACCGGGGTATTGCGTCAGCAGGTCGTTCACCATACGAAAGTTGCCCAAGGATTTGGACATCTTTTCGCCATCGATGTTTACGTAACCGTTGTGCATCCAGTAGCGCACAAAATCCACGCCATTGGCACAGCAGCTTTGTGCGCGCTCATTTTCGTGGTGCGGGAAGGTCAGGTCGCGACCACCACCGTGGATATCAATGGTATCCCCGAGGTGCTTTTTGATCATTGCCGAACATTCAAGGTGCCAGCCCGGGCGTCCGCGGCCCCAAGGGCTATCCCAGCCGGGCTCGTCATCGGAAGACGGCTTCCAGAGCACGAAATCACCGGCATACTTTTTGTAAGGCGCGACTTCTACCCGCGCACCGGCAAGCATATCGTCCAGGGAACGCTTGGAAAGCTGGCCATAGCCGTCCATGGATTCCACGGCGAAGAGCACATGCCCTTCCGCTGCGTATGCATGCCCTTTTTCCACCAGACTTTCGATCATGGCGATCATTTCCGGCAGGTGCTCGGTGGCATAGGGAGTGACGTCCGGCTGCAGGTTGTTAAGCGCCTGCATATCCTCCACATAGGCCTGCGCGAAGCGCGCGCTGAGTGCGGCAATTTCCTCGCCGTTTTCCCGCGCCGCTTTCATGATCTTGTCGTCAATATCGGTGATATTGCGCGCATAGACCACATCACTGTATAGAGTCTTCAGTACCCGATAAAGAGTATCGAAGACAACCACCGGGCGGGCGTTGCCGATATGCACACGGTTGTAGACCGTGGGGCCGCACACGTACATGCGCACACGGTTTTCCTGCAGGGGTGTAAAGATTTCTTTTTCACCGGAGAAGGTGTTATGGAGCTTGAGAGACATCTCTTTCCGCTATCTATTCTGGTAGTGATCCGGTGGGTAGGCTGCGCCTACCCACCTTGGGAAGTTGCGACTTATCTCGCTAACTTATTTGCGAAGGTTCCAGCTAACTTGTCCCGAAACTACTTGTTCTGCTCTTTCGCCCAGGAATCCCGCAGGCCGATGGTGCGGTTGAACACGGGCTTTTCCGGGGTGCCGAACTTGCTGTCGCGACAAAAATAACCGTTGCGTTCGAACTGGTAGCCCTTTTCCGGCTGGGCTTCAGCCAGGCCGATCTCGGCTTTACAACCCGAAAGAATCTGGAGGTTGTCCGGGTTTACCGACTCGAGGAAATTCTTGTCGCCTACATCCGGTGACTCGTCATTAAACAGGCGATCGTACAGGCGCACCTCGCAGTCTACATTATTGTCCGCAGACACCCAGTGGATTACGCCTTTTGGCTTGACGCCGTCAGCGGGGTCTTTGCCCAGGGTATCCAAATCCACGGAACACAGGATCTCGACAATATCGCCGGCATCGTTTTTGATGACTTCATCTGCCTGAATCACATAGGCATTGCGCAGACGCACTTTTTTGCCCAGTACCAGACGCTTGTATTTCTTGTTCGCTTCCTCGCGGAAGTCTTCCTGCTCGATATACACCGTGCGGGTGAACGGCAGCTCCCGCGCTGGCAGGTCGTCGCGCACCGGGTGACCGGGAGCACTCAACATTTCCTGCTGACCTTCCGGGTAGTTGGTCAGGGTGACCTTGAGCGGCTCCATCACGCACATGGCGCGGGGTGCATTCTTGTCCAGGTCGTCGCGGATAGCATATTCCAGCATTCCCACATCCACCGTGGAGTCGGCGCGGGTTACCCCGATCATCTCGCAAAACTGGCGGATCGCTGCAGGTGTAACACCACGGCGACGCAGGCCTGAAATGGTCGGCATACGGGGGTCGTCCCATCCATCTACAAAACCTTCGTCCACCAGCTGCTTCAGCTTGCGCTTGGACACGACCGTGTAGTTCAGGTGCAGACGCGCAAATTCGTACTGGCGCGGGCGCGCAGGTACCGGCAGGTTTTCAATAAACCAGTCGTACAGCGGCTTGTGGTCTTCGAACTCCAGGGTACAGATGGAGTGGCTGATCCCTTCCAGCGCATCGGATTGACCGTGAGCAAAGTCGTAGCTCGGATACACGCACCATTTGTCACCGGTCTGGTGGTGAGCAATTTTCTTGATGCGGTAGATAATCGGGTCGCGCAAATTGATATTCGGCGCCGCCATATCAATCTTGGCGCGCAGGCTGCAGCTGCCCTCATCAAATTCACCAGCAGTCATGCGGGTAAACAGATCCTGGTTCTCGGCCACAGAGCGGTCACGGTAGGGGCTGTTTTTGCCCGGCTCTTTCAAGGTGCCGCGGTGCGCGCGCGCCTCATCCGGGGACAGGTCGCAGACATACGCCTTGCCCTGCTCGATCAGGTAGATGGCCCACTGGTGCAGCTGGTCGAAATAATCCGAGGTGTACTTGACATCCCCTGCCCACTCGAAGCCCAGCCAGGAGACGTCACGCTTGATCGCGTCTACGTATTCCTCTTCTTCTTTTGCCGGGTTGGTGTCATCAAAGCGCAGGTTGCACTGACCGCCAAACTCCTTGGCTAGGCCAAAATTCAGGCAGATAGACTTGGCGTGACCGATATGCAGGTAGCCGTTGGGCTCTGGCGGAAAACGGGTGGTCAGCTGACTGACACGACCCTCGGTCAGATCTTCGCGGATGATATTCTGTAAAAAGTGAGCGGGCTTGCTCTCGGATGTCATAGCTTTCTCTAAAATCAACTACTCGAAGTAAGCGGCGGATTATAACGCAGATGACTGCCGCCGCATGGGGTTTTCATTGCTTCTATGTCGCGAGCCGGTGCGGTTTGCGTCGGTCTGTGAACAGAGTATCATGCCGCCCCAAACCGACCCCGGAAAGGACATTTTATGATCACTTTGCACACCACTTACGGCGATATCAACATTGAGCTGGATTTTGACAAGGCGCCCAAGTCCGCCGCCAACTTCCTGCAATACTGCCGCGACGACTTCTATACCGGCACCATCTTTCACCGGGTAATCAACAACTTCATGATCCAGGGCGGCGGCATGACCCCGAACATGGATCAAAAAGCGACCCGTGACCCGGTAGAAAACGAAGCCGACAACGGCCTCAAAAACGACACCGGCACCCTGGCCATGGCCCGCACCATGGATCCGCACTCCGCCACTGCGCAATTTTTCATCAACGTGAACGACAACGACTTCCTGAACTTCCGCTCCAAGGATGCGCAAGGTTGGGGCTACTGCGTTTTCGGCAAAGTCGTCGAAGGCATGGACGTGGTCAACAAGATCAAGGAAGTTGCCACCGGCAGCAACGGCTTCCACCAGGACGTACCGACCGAAACCATTGAAATCACTGGCGTATCCGTTTCTGACGCCTACGCAGACAAGTAATCGGGCCGAACGGGCGGAGCAAAGTAACCAGTGGCGACCTACCTGATTTCAGACCTGCACCTGGACGAAACCCGCCCGGACATCACCCGAGCCTTTTTCGCGTTCCTCAAGGGTGAGGCGGCCAATGCCGAAGCCCTGTACATCCTCGGCGACTTTTTCGAAGTATGGATCGGCGATGACGACGATGCCCCCCTGGCTGACGAAGTTGCGCGCCAACTCCGCCAATACAGCGACAAGGGGACCGCCCTCTACCTGATGCATGGCAACCGGGACTTCCTACTGGGCGAAGACTACGCCCAACGCTGCGGAGCCACCCTGCTCCCAGATCCAAGCCTGGTCGAGCTGGCCGGCAGCCCGGTCCTGCTGATGCACGGCGACAGCCTGTGTACGCTGGACCAGGAATACATGGC
It encodes:
- a CDS encoding DUF3012 domain-containing protein, with translation MKNLLTILTATIAVLTLTACEPKRGSDAWCKKMDGIPKGEWSFNDAGDYTKYCVLNQKPEDK
- a CDS encoding ATP-binding protein — translated: MFLKKLILINWGNIPQLEYDFGPINLFSGGNGSGKTTAADAIQTLMTAAHDTLFTFNPGQDETTQRGRGGKQVRTLASYVLGCDDGSYARLQPTDCYIAGNFYPTEGEDGEPFTAIMAIRAHLDTSTKPAQARQDSLKFFLIPGEQLALGDFVKEYKDGKHLLPLDKFYSVVSKQFEKVEQYDKKKAYLRRLYGALRGRKDAVPDREATHAARTFANFMAYKPVKSINDFVAQEVLEKRDLGEAIRSVSELMKTIHGMEQEAREIVDRVDALQRIAETADLYSEQWRQLRVQEYLQAKHQQLRVQKTYLQGKNRQKDTRAELERTAQEIQQSEHRTRSLSEQLVAVQAQRQGIAALRSKDELDQKITAANRSLSSLAAPLAAQQQLFAANQSAASDLLSLLASTSVSLEIPAFSDGSLLKSLKAVGRGDDLPQLEGLLGKDWIDLSAQESVRDQVVAAETLQNRLVQQLTAADAGEVTLRDQVNELVSRGELKVQQLQKQLHGQESRIHHLQSNRVRYPQYVDQALAAIREQCPQAEPQVLCDFVEVLDERWQMAVEGYLGGARFSIIVDADYEAEAISIVRAMPGRSNRARVIQGDKARRDAERMEAPKQSIIDLMSFSHKTAEYYLRASYGTVLQVRDAQELRSTRRGLTAEGLASGNYSMWRCDVDDSELVFGQGARARALAAQEKALRRLLTEAAQVNEQQQQLRQLAHAVRSFTALQLLESVDAALNALRQRRNAEQALGNLDLDDGLELEQQANALHEKLEAERQQGASLQKLAGKLETNLDNIGKQLHALAAQLDQLDESLSDCEAGVQRIVQIAPDFDAEATLQLADDQAAQAGDGFDFSQDIAEWQGLLQKYSHQLLKGVMDYNSSCSTGDTLAFDPDFASGHSEGQFKLVCQLVDQVTALRNRLKNNLLVDRHEQLLGLKKSFNTTFVTHLCHAIYQSINDGKRVLDDLNQELEHHRFGADRERFRFDYRWVPEFKEYWSFFKAVIELPNLGEEQSLFDADLSVKHRQVRDKLLAMLLSEDEQLARRELDRISDYRNYRNYEIYKEPQGKEPIALSQYGTGSGGQLETPAYIIRSAAVTSAFRFNDGNSHLKMVLVDEAFSKMDESRSREVIRYLTETLGLQLLFIMPSSKSGPFMDLISNQFVFSKCPAAKPIGELNTRVYVDRKVCNQEKIAKLWANHRRTIRQQASLEFLDLVDEQTP
- a CDS encoding GAF domain-containing protein, which encodes MTTTAFYDSLCAQLAGLLTGERDWLANTANASALLFMELPDINWAGFYFLHGQELTLGPFQGKPACTRIAVGAGVCGTAVETGQSQLVKDVHQFPGHIACDAVSASEVVVPLYHGERCIGVLDIDSPSVARFTDQDLAGIEAFANVLLQHSDLP
- a CDS encoding Wadjet anti-phage system protein JetA family protein, with the translated sequence MFFADSYQHFFRPLTGKYREQVVECLRLLYERLYTAKADYGESLTREQILETFAEALTRAPQLDSDGGAEPEGRFRNLREQSVWVLNTLVEFGWLEKLVDSATLTVSFPFSRRGRLLTQPMVELNSTRVRTRHRNTRNTLNALEAFASRGEVYDLIDAWEYSERIVADFTDMIAELEERKRELVREVEAQILVQQATDEFFSFMESRFQPDLAIRLSADSVEKHRDSITRVITLIRRKDNAKKAEWERRLRQQLPELHVETQSILWLMLDTIEDRMRRACEVKLPALRHALHGFTKRAEIIIRQLSYLQSTSEGAFTDLCKDLGESPQRDQLLSALGDQLSAFQLRLFDPRQAVLWQRNRRQPVNTLVEDDVPMTDDGQREVVLQQLLDQAFNFNSSDLRNYLATALGRGQRVNSRDLPLRDARDLLAMSHALEAAAVSQDGSGPFVQVTFTGEKASNDYFAEFDEYSLELKGEQKEE
- a CDS encoding methyltransferase domain-containing protein — protein: MALVWEKQVGGNRYQVRKHGASVRLYSNGVFHSQWNPRDPLKGSLWELLLLPAFFLPEKQIQRVLLLGVGGGALIRLLQKFVQPESIVGVDIDPVHLTVARRYFGVQGVELVCADAREFIAGLDSSNTSAPFDLIVDDLFGHSNGEVARAFEADGYWCSKLLRQLSPAGAVVSNFVSRRELLASGWRQAAIRERLQGAWTAQSPLYDNCIGVFSRVPLDKSNLLTQAPAAINPNNPFRKLDSQLRALQ
- a CDS encoding DUF4194 domain-containing protein — protein: MIEQALEEALAQCRVTRNEFSELLVRLLDYGVICRDESNVETLLYDRFQRCEALIREWLAPLGLRLQHDSRFQFIRVYPPGAEVPGMPDQEEPHHGGFRARLSQQEVAAILVLRVEYDKSLREGQVDDQGCVALTLEALELGLRNLLKMSLPDKLAERKQLLKKLRQLRLIQFNGEDSEAVAETLLRVRPTVAQFVSETALQQLLDTPEASDVGQDSVAAVERITPASEDHSLFAAESES
- the cysS gene encoding cysteine--tRNA ligase, translated to MSLKLHNTFSGEKEIFTPLQENRVRMYVCGPTVYNRVHIGNARPVVVFDTLYRVLKTLYSDVVYARNITDIDDKIMKAARENGEEIAALSARFAQAYVEDMQALNNLQPDVTPYATEHLPEMIAMIESLVEKGHAYAAEGHVLFAVESMDGYGQLSKRSLDDMLAGARVEVAPYKKYAGDFVLWKPSSDDEPGWDSPWGRGRPGWHLECSAMIKKHLGDTIDIHGGGRDLTFPHHENERAQSCCANGVDFVRYWMHNGYVNIDGEKMSKSLGNFRMVNDLLTQYPGEVLRFALLSAHYRSELNFSADLLDQAWRTLDGLYGALRESQSVEPATADLTGSAFLAALHDDLNTPIAISELHQLAKELNKAESADQALLKGQLLAAGALLGILQQDPEAWFKQSRGGDEISESEIEALIAERQQSKKDKNYGRADEIRQELKAKGVVLEDSREGTKWRRE